The Candidatus Saccharibacteria bacterium sequence CGCCGAAAAATCGTGCCCGAAAAATACAATCAACGGCGCAACAAGCAGCAGCGACATGCCCGCGAGTGCACAAAATTTTCGACTGTATTTATCGGCAATTATACTTGTTGGGATTTCAGCAATCAGCCCAAAGACCCCTATAGTACTAAAGAATAGTCCAACCTGGACTGGTGTGATTGCCTGCGACGCGTACTCGTAAAATATTGGATAGGTGAAATAGAGCGTGCTAAAAAACTTCACCGCAAGATACAGACGCGCCGTCCGATCAAGCGGGGCACCTGTTTTGTTACGTATTTTAAGGAACATTTAAAAAACCTCCGTTTTTGTTTTAAGTATTTTTTTGTTTCAGCCTCTCAAAGCTTGTTCATAGTATAGTGCGTCGATATAAAACTGAATACTGTAGTATTCACAGCAATAAATATTTTTCTAGTAGGATTACTCGAGAGTTTTAACCACGTCTTTGGCCGCACGCCAACCGCTCTCTATTGCACCATGAACCGTTGCATAATTACCGTTTAAAGCAGTGGCTTCGCCGGCAAAGAACAAGCGCTCGCTGATTGGCTCTGTTAGTGCGGTGTGGTCACTTAGCGAAGCGCCGACAGGGTGATTACTATAAGCACCCTTGGTAAATGGGTTGTTGTCCCAGCGCGCAATTTTATACGCCACGATATCATCTTGCAGGTCTCGGCCAACGATAGCGCCAAGATCGGCCATTATGTTTGCAATAAGATCCTGCGGGTCCATCATTAAAACCGCCGCGGCTCTGCTGCCACCGCAGTAGCCCACAAGAACATGTGGATCGGCGGCGCTCGACCACCAGTTGGTGATTGTTTGTAGCGCGGCGCTTTCGCCATCGGCGTAATTAAATAGTTCGCGCGCAAGTTCCGCATCACGAAACCGAAGAATTAACTTCATGGCGTTTCCCATACCAAGCTTTTTAACACTCTGCTGAAATTTTGCTGGCAACGCGGGAGAAAAGGTGATGTCGCCACTTTTCAAAACCCCAAGAGAGACAGTAACTATGCATTTTTTCGCATACAACACTTCGCCATTTGTCAGGGTAATCGCAACACCCTGTTCATGGTAATCGATCGCTTTCACTACTGCCTGAAGACGGACAAGAAGATTTTTTGCCAGGCGCTTCACAATAGGCTGATAGCCACCTACGGGAATAAAGTTTTCGCCATTGTCTTTGGTTTCACGCAACATATCGGCAAACGCGCCGCTATCTAGGCTGGCGGCATCACCACCTTCGTAATCGCCAACCGAGATCTCGGCAAGCTGTTTTATGATAGGCGCTATGTCTTTATTTGCGGCGATATGATCTGCTACCGAGATTCCTTTCGCGCCACTTTGCGCCAATGATTCCATGATAGCGTCGTACGCTTGCTTTTGTTCAGCTGACATACTGTGACCATTTTTATCAACCAAGCGCACCGCGCCATCTGCCCGAATAGTAGCGAGGTTAAGCTCCTCAACATACTGCCATGTTGCTGTGTGATCACCATGAATAAATTCGGCGCCAATCTCGATAGGCATACCCCAGCCGTACCATGTTTTAATTCGCCCGCCAACATAGTCTTGGGCATCAATAACCAAGACATTCGTTATGTTTTGCTTGCGTAATTCTTGCGCTGCCGCGAGGCCCGCCGCACCAGCTCCAACAATAATAACGTCGTATAGCATGATTATTTTTTCTTGTTTTTAGTTTTGGCTTTTGGCTGCCAAGCAATCAAAAAATAGACAATAACAGCGACAAGCAC is a genomic window containing:
- a CDS encoding FAD-dependent oxidoreductase, encoding MLYDVIIVGAGAAGLAAAQELRKQNITNVLVIDAQDYVGGRIKTWYGWGMPIEIGAEFIHGDHTATWQYVEELNLATIRADGAVRLVDKNGHSMSAEQKQAYDAIMESLAQSGAKGISVADHIAANKDIAPIIKQLAEISVGDYEGGDAASLDSGAFADMLRETKDNGENFIPVGGYQPIVKRLAKNLLVRLQAVVKAIDYHEQGVAITLTNGEVLYAKKCIVTVSLGVLKSGDITFSPALPAKFQQSVKKLGMGNAMKLILRFRDAELARELFNYADGESAALQTITNWWSSAADPHVLVGYCGGSRAAAVLMMDPQDLIANIMADLGAIVGRDLQDDIVAYKIARWDNNPFTKGAYSNHPVGASLSDHTALTEPISERLFFAGEATALNGNYATVHGAIESGWRAAKDVVKTLE